A segment of the Marinobacter arenosus genome:
TGTGGTGTTTGTTTGACTCTCTGAGAACACAAGAATAACCCTGAACCAAACAGGACAGACCCAATGAGAACCTCAGTAAAAAAACTCGCAACCGCTGTTAGTACTTCCATCGCGCTGATGGGCGCCGGCCACGCCGCCGCCGCGATCCAGATCGGTATTGCCGGCCCGATGACCGGCCCTGTTGCCCAGTACGGCGACATGCAATTCTCCGGTGCCCGCATGGCCATTGAACAGATCAACGCCAATGGCGGTGTTATGGGTGAGGAACTCGTCGCTGTTGAATACGACGACGTGTGCGACCCCAAGCAGGCCGTCACCGTTGCCAACAACCTGGTCAACGACGGTGTTCGCTTCGTGATCGGCCACCTGTGTTCCAGCTCCTCCCAGCCCGCCTCCGACATCTACGAGGACGAAGGCATCCTGATGGTCACTCCGGCGTCCACCAGCCCGGAAATCACTGAGCGTGGCTATGAGCTGGTTTTCCGGACCATCGGCCTTGATAGCATGCAGGGCCCGGTTGCCGGTAACTACATTGCCAGCCTGAACCCTGAGCGTGTTGCCATCGTTCACGACAAGCAGCAGTACGGTGAAGGCATCGCCACCGCCGTGCGCGACACACTGAAGAATCAGGGCGTCGAGATCGCCATGTTCGAAGGCATCACCGCCGGCGACAAGGACTTCTCTTCCCTGGTGACCAAGCTGAAACAGGCTGACGTCGACTACGTCTACTACGGTGGCTACCACCCGGAACTCGGCCTGATCCTGCGCCAGGCGCGCCAGGCTGATCTCGACGCCACCTTCATGGGTCCGGAAGGCGTCGGCAACAAAGACATCAACACCATTGCCGGTGAAGCAGCCGAGGGCCTGCTGGTTACCCTGCCGCCCAGCTTCGACAAGAAAGCGGAAAACCAGGCGCTGGTAGCCGCGTTCCAGGACAAGGGTGAAGATCCTTCCGGTCCGTTCGTGCTGACCTCCTACACCGCCGTTCAGCTGGTGGCCGATGGCATCGCGAAAGCGGATTCCACCGATCCGTTCGAGGTGGCCGAAGCCCTGCGCAGCGGTTCCTTCCAGACACCGATCGGTAACGTCGAGTACGACCAAGCTGGCGATATGAAATCGTTTGAGTTCGTTGTCTACGAATGGCATTCAGATGGAAGCAAAACTCCGGTAAACTAAGCCAAATCGTTAACAAACGGTAAGTTTTAGAGCACCTTCTCACCGCGATCCGGGAGAAGGTGTTTTTCTAGGCTCCTGTTGAACCTCCCCCACCTCCGATCCGGATATCCCGGGTCGGGCGTGCGGAGGCGGAGGGAGCAGGCTTTCGGAGTTGTCCCCTAATGCAAGATCTCCTGTATTTCTCTCAGCAGCTCATCAACGGGCTGACGATCGGGAGCACCTACGCCCTGATCGCCATCGGCTACACGATGGTTTACGGCATCATCGGCATGATCAACTTTGCCCATGGTGAAATCTATATGATCGGTGCTTACACGGCGCTGATCGCCATTACCGGCCTCGCCTCTCTCGGTGTCGCCTGGCTGCCGCTGATCCTGATCGTTGCGCTGGTCTGCGCCATGATCGTCTCCAGCGCCATGGGCTGGGCGGTGGAACGGGTCGCCTACCGGCCGGTTCGCGGACGGCACCGACTGATTCCGCTGATCTCCGCCATCGGTATGTCGATTTTCCTGCAGAACTATGTGCACCTTGCCCAGGGTTCCCGCAACATCGGCTTCCCGGCGCTGATTGACGGTGGCTTCCAGTTCGGTTCGGAAGGCGCCTTCCAGATGTCCCTGTCCTACATGCAGATCACGATCTTCGTGACCACGCTCATCTGCATGACCGCCCTCTCCCTGTTCATCGCCCGTTCCCGCACAGGCCGCGCCTGTCGTGCCGTGTCCCAGGACCTGGGCATGGCCAACCTGCTGGGCATCGACACCAACCGCATCATTGCGGCCACGTTCGTCATCGGCGCTGCGCTGGCCGCCGTTGCCGGCCTGCTGCTGGGCATGTATTACGGTTCGGTCGACCCGCTGTTCGGTTTCATCGCCGGGCTCAAGGCGTTTACCGCCGCGGTTCTTGGCGGTATTGGCAGTATTCCCGGCGCGATGCTGGGCGGCCTGATTCTCGGCGTCTCCGAAAGCATGACCTCCGGCTACCTCAGCGGTGAATACAAGGATGTGGTCTCCTTTGGCCTGCTGATCCTCATTCTGCTGTTCAAACCCACCGGCCTGCTTGGCAAACCGGAGGTTGAGAAGATCTGATGGCTGCTCAAAACCTTAAACACGCACTCTTCTGTGCGGTTATTACCCTGATTATTTCCTACCCCATCCTCGGGTTTAACCTTGAGGCTCAGGGCATCAACGTCACTATTGTCGGTGCCAACACCTCCACCATTGTGGGCGTGTTCCTGGCGGCGATCGTGGTGTTTGTCTTCCAGCTGTTCCGTGACAGCATCACAGGCAAGCTGGGCAACCTGTCCAGCCTGAGCTCTGGCAAGCCCAAAGAGCCGATGGCCGAAAACAAGCGTGCGAAGATCGAATCCTGGGTTCTGACCGGGATCGTGGTACTCGCCCTGTTCTGGCCGTTCTTTGTATCCCGGGGCGCGGTGGACCTGGCCACCCTGGTGCTGATCTACATCATGCTGGCCCTTGGCCTCAACGTGGTGGTTGGCCTTGCCGGCCTGCTGGACCTGGGCTACGTGGCCTTCTACGCCGTGGGTGCCTACACCTTTGCCTTGCTGTCCCAGTACCTTGGCGTGTCGTTCTGGTTCGCACTGCCAATCGGTGCCTTGCTGGCCGCCACCTTCGGGCTGGTACTCGGCTTCCCGGTACTGCGGCTCAGGGGCGACTACCTGGCAATCGTGACGCTGGGTTTTGGCGAGATCATCCGGATCCTCCTGAATAACTGGACGACGCTGACCGGTGGCCCCAACGGCATCGGTGGCATTCCCGACCCGACCCTGTTCGGCATGGAATTCGGCCGCCGCGTGAAAGAGGAAGGCAACACCTCTTTCCACGAGACCTTTAACATCGCCTACAGTGGCGAGCACAAGGTGATTTTCCTGTACCTGATTGCGCTCGTTCTGGCCGTGTTCACCGCCCTGGTCATCCGCCGCTTCATGCGCATGCCGGTGGGCCGCGCCTGGGAAGCGCTGCGGGAAGACGAAATCGCCGCCCGCTCCCTTGGCCTGAGCCGTACTGCCGTCAAGCTCTCGGCCTTCACCATCGGTGCGTTCTTCGCGGGCTTTGCCGGCACCGTGTTCGCATCCAAGCAAGGCTTCATCAGCCCTGAATCGTTCGTCTTCCTGGAATCCGCCATCATCCTGGCCATTGTGGTGCTGGGCGGCATGGGCTCACAGATTGGCGTGGTGCTCGCGGCGATTGCCGTGACGATCCTGCCGGAGCTTGCCCGGGAATTCTCTGAGTACCGCATGCTGATCTTCGGTGCCGCGATGGTACTGATGATGGTCTGGCGTCCGCAGGGCCTCATGCCCATGCGCCGTATTCACATTGAACTGAAAAAGCAGGAGTGACGGACGATGCTTGAAGTACAGAATCTGTCCATGCGCTTTGGCGGCCTGCTGGCGGTAGACCAGGTGTCACTGGACGTTCAGGAACGGGAAATCGTTTCCATCATCGGCCCCAACGGGGCCGGCAAGACCACCGTATTCAACTGCATGAGCGGGTTTTACACGCCAACCGGTGGCAAGATCCTTTTCGAAGGCAATGAAGTCCAGGGCAAACCGGACTACAAGATCTCACGGCTCGGAATGGTCAGAACCTTCCAGCACGTGCGTCTGTTCAATCAGATGACCGTGGTGGAAAACCTGCTGGTTGCCCAGCATCGGCACCTGAACACCAACCTGGTCGCCGGCCTGCTGAAGACCCCGAGTTACCGTGAACGGGAGCAGAAATCGCTGGATCGGGCCGCCTACTGGCTGGACCGGGTGGGCCTGATGGATCTGGCCAACCGGGAAGCCGGCAACCTGGCCTACGGCCAGCAGCGCCGGCTGGAAATTGCCCGCTGCATGGTCACCGAGCCCAAGCTGCTGATGCTGGATGAACCGGCTGCGGGCCTCAACCCGGCGGAAACCAAGGATCTCAATCAGCTGATTGTCAGCCTGAAAGAGGACTACTGCGTTTCCGTGGTGCTGATTGAGCACGACATGAGCCTGGTGATGGACATCTCCGACCGGATCAACGTCATCAACCAGGGGCGTCCCCTGGCCAGTGGCACACCGGACGAGATCCGCCAGAACGACGACGTGATCAAAGCCTACCTGGGCGAGGCCTGAGGAAGAACCATGCTTGTACTAGAAGATGTCCACACCCACTATGGCAAGATCGAGGCCCTGCACGGGGTCTCTGTCGAGGTCAAAAAAGGCGAAATCGTATCCCTGATCGGAGCCAACGGTGCCGGCAAAACGACTCTGCTGATGACCGTTTGCGGCAACCCCCAGGCCAGTTCCGGGCGCGTTATCCTCGAAGGCCGGGACATTACCCGGCAGCCAACGGCGGAGATCATGCGCTCCGGAATCGCCATTGTCCCGGAAGGGCGGCGGATCTTTTCCGGGCTGACGGTGGAAGAGAACCTGCACATGGGCGGGTTCTTCAACACCAAGGCCGAGATCCGCAAGAGCCAGGACCACGTGTACGAACTCTTTCCCCGGCTGAAAGAGCGTGAACACCAGCGTGCCGGCACCATGTCCGGCGGCGAGCAGCAGATGCTCGCCATCGGACGCGCCCTGATGAGCAAGCCCAACATGATCATTCTGGACGAGCCCTCGCTGGGCCTGGCACCGCTGGTGATCAAACAGATCTTTGAGATCATCGGGCACCTCCGGGACGAAGGCATTACCGTGTTTCTGGTCGAACAGAACGCCCATCAGGCGCTGAACCTGGCAGACCGGGGCTACGTGCTGGAGACCGGCAAGATCCGCCTGCAGGATACCGGCAAGAACCTGCTGGCCAATCCGGACGTCCAGAACGCCTACCTCGGGGGCTGACGCCTCTTCAGCCAACGTGCAGACCAAGCCGGCCCCTGTGACCATCAGGCGCCGGCTTTTTTGTGTCCAGTCCCTGCGCAATTCCACAGTTCCGGGAAATTTCGCGGCCAAATCAATTACTCACATAACTTTACGCTTGCGATTTCAGGATTTGCACTATACTCAGTGGAACGGTCATCCTGTCTCCATAGAAACCAGTCAGGGCCGTTCCCGCATTGCCGCCAGTTCACCCAGCTGGTGGTGCGGTATGCGACGACAGCTAAACCACACAAAGGAGTGGATAATGAAAAAACTGATCGCAGGCGCAATTCTTCTCGGAGCTTCCTCCATGGCGTTCGCACAGCCCGGCTGTGGCATTGGCGCAATGGTCTGGAAAGGACAATCCGGTATTGCTCCTCACGTCCTCGCCGCCACAACCAACGGCACCTTTGGCAACCAGACCTTCGGTATGACCACCGGTACCCTGGGTTGTCAGACCAACCAGGCGGTCCAGTCCATGGCTATGTACATGGATAGCAACATCGACAAGGTTGCCCGTGACATGTCCCGTGGCAACGGCGAGAACCTCGACACCCTGGCGGTTCTCCTCGGCGTTGATGCAGCTGACCGTGACACATTCCGTAAAGTCCTGCAGGACAACTTTGCCACCATCTTCCCGAGCTCTGACACCACCTCCGGCGAAGCGGTCGACGCCATCGTTGCCCTCCTTGAGCAGAACGACTCACTGAGCAAATACGTCGCAGCGTAATTCTGCCTCGT
Coding sequences within it:
- a CDS encoding branched-chain amino acid ABC transporter substrate-binding protein, with translation MRTSVKKLATAVSTSIALMGAGHAAAAIQIGIAGPMTGPVAQYGDMQFSGARMAIEQINANGGVMGEELVAVEYDDVCDPKQAVTVANNLVNDGVRFVIGHLCSSSSQPASDIYEDEGILMVTPASTSPEITERGYELVFRTIGLDSMQGPVAGNYIASLNPERVAIVHDKQQYGEGIATAVRDTLKNQGVEIAMFEGITAGDKDFSSLVTKLKQADVDYVYYGGYHPELGLILRQARQADLDATFMGPEGVGNKDINTIAGEAAEGLLVTLPPSFDKKAENQALVAAFQDKGEDPSGPFVLTSYTAVQLVADGIAKADSTDPFEVAEALRSGSFQTPIGNVEYDQAGDMKSFEFVVYEWHSDGSKTPVN
- the livH gene encoding high-affinity branched-chain amino acid ABC transporter permease LivH; its protein translation is MQDLLYFSQQLINGLTIGSTYALIAIGYTMVYGIIGMINFAHGEIYMIGAYTALIAITGLASLGVAWLPLILIVALVCAMIVSSAMGWAVERVAYRPVRGRHRLIPLISAIGMSIFLQNYVHLAQGSRNIGFPALIDGGFQFGSEGAFQMSLSYMQITIFVTTLICMTALSLFIARSRTGRACRAVSQDLGMANLLGIDTNRIIAATFVIGAALAAVAGLLLGMYYGSVDPLFGFIAGLKAFTAAVLGGIGSIPGAMLGGLILGVSESMTSGYLSGEYKDVVSFGLLILILLFKPTGLLGKPEVEKI
- a CDS encoding high-affinity branched-chain amino acid ABC transporter permease LivM translates to MAAQNLKHALFCAVITLIISYPILGFNLEAQGINVTIVGANTSTIVGVFLAAIVVFVFQLFRDSITGKLGNLSSLSSGKPKEPMAENKRAKIESWVLTGIVVLALFWPFFVSRGAVDLATLVLIYIMLALGLNVVVGLAGLLDLGYVAFYAVGAYTFALLSQYLGVSFWFALPIGALLAATFGLVLGFPVLRLRGDYLAIVTLGFGEIIRILLNNWTTLTGGPNGIGGIPDPTLFGMEFGRRVKEEGNTSFHETFNIAYSGEHKVIFLYLIALVLAVFTALVIRRFMRMPVGRAWEALREDEIAARSLGLSRTAVKLSAFTIGAFFAGFAGTVFASKQGFISPESFVFLESAIILAIVVLGGMGSQIGVVLAAIAVTILPELAREFSEYRMLIFGAAMVLMMVWRPQGLMPMRRIHIELKKQE
- the livG gene encoding high-affinity branched-chain amino acid ABC transporter ATP-binding protein LivG → MLEVQNLSMRFGGLLAVDQVSLDVQEREIVSIIGPNGAGKTTVFNCMSGFYTPTGGKILFEGNEVQGKPDYKISRLGMVRTFQHVRLFNQMTVVENLLVAQHRHLNTNLVAGLLKTPSYREREQKSLDRAAYWLDRVGLMDLANREAGNLAYGQQRRLEIARCMVTEPKLLMLDEPAAGLNPAETKDLNQLIVSLKEDYCVSVVLIEHDMSLVMDISDRINVINQGRPLASGTPDEIRQNDDVIKAYLGEA
- a CDS encoding ABC transporter ATP-binding protein; this encodes MLVLEDVHTHYGKIEALHGVSVEVKKGEIVSLIGANGAGKTTLLMTVCGNPQASSGRVILEGRDITRQPTAEIMRSGIAIVPEGRRIFSGLTVEENLHMGGFFNTKAEIRKSQDHVYELFPRLKEREHQRAGTMSGGEQQMLAIGRALMSKPNMIILDEPSLGLAPLVIKQIFEIIGHLRDEGITVFLVEQNAHQALNLADRGYVLETGKIRLQDTGKNLLANPDVQNAYLGG
- a CDS encoding DUF3015 domain-containing protein, with the protein product MKKLIAGAILLGASSMAFAQPGCGIGAMVWKGQSGIAPHVLAATTNGTFGNQTFGMTTGTLGCQTNQAVQSMAMYMDSNIDKVARDMSRGNGENLDTLAVLLGVDAADRDTFRKVLQDNFATIFPSSDTTSGEAVDAIVALLEQNDSLSKYVAA